ATGAAGCGGGATTTTGAAGGTTGTCTAGGGGCTAAGGTAACCTTTTCCTCTGATTCCACTAAAGTCCTCCCATCTTGTGTAATGTGAACCATGGTAACCGGTGGGGAGATGGAAGTCATCCAGATGCTGGGGAAGCTCGTTCAAACAAAAGCCTGCCAGGACCTCTAGGAGATGTGCTGCTGCACTTCTGAGCAGGATGGTCTGAAACGATCATAACTGAAAGATGTTCGTGATTCTGCTCAAGTAGTGGAGCAGTGTTACTTACCATTTGTGCTTGGAGAAACGGAAACTTCATCCCTCGATCGCCTGGTGCGGGTGGCAAATACCTATCGGAACTGGCTAAAGATTGGGGATTGGAGGCGTTTCTGTAGGCAGCGCTGTAGTACTCAGCACCATACTGCTGTGAGACCATGTGACCGTTGTGTTTCTCTCCGCTCCCCTCCAGCAAGGCTTCAAGGGCTTCCAGGTGCCTCCGGAGCGCTTGAACAACACGGTCTCCTTCCAGTACAACGGCACAGACTTCTCTCTGAGTCACGGCTCTGTGGTCATTGCTGCAATCACCAGTTGCACAAACACCAGCAATCCGTCTGTCATGCTGGGGGCAGGTAAGCACACACAGTTGATTTGTACACTGCTTACTTAAACCCCCTTTGTGGCAGTACTGCTGAACGTTGTTAGCGAATAGCTATTCATGCCAAGTGAAGGAAGCCAGAGAaatgagaggggggggggatttctgtTAGAAAAAGGTTCCTTTCTGTGGACCAAACAGATTTCCtaggacagtatttcccagTATGGTCCTCAGTGACCCATAGGCAGTCCacggttttgctccctcccagcaaagggagcaaaaatgtggactgtctggcaaggagctcggagggagcaaaaacaagaaCCAACTGTGGGTCTCTGAGGATTGGATTGAGAAACGGTGTCCTAACAGAATGATGTAATGCTTAAACTGCTGTGTCAGGGGGCTCCGCCTTTTTGAGTTTGTCGCCTCCTAGTGATTAGTATGCGTAATTCTGGGGTTCCTTTGGTCAGGGCAGTGACAGTACCTCTCCCCGTGTGTTTTTCAGGGCTCCTAGCAAAGAAAGCTGTGGAGGCGGGTCTTAGTGTCCGGCCCTACATTAAAACCAGCCTGTCGCCGGGCAGTGGCGTGGTCACGTCCTACCTTAAAGAGAGCGGAGTGATGTCCTACCTCTCCAAGCTCGGGTAACTCACTGATAAATGTGTTCTGTTGTCTTTCACTTGTCCCCTGGCAGCTTTTCATTGCTGTCTGATTGGCTAGTTTTAGTTGGGATCATGGAGTTGATAACCTTGACTCGCTTCTcataatacgtttttcagtccGGAAGAGGTACATATGTTAATGATGAAAGGGTTTTTCAGACTTGATTATTCTATACCGAATTGACCTCAGTTCCCATCCCTCTCCCTTTCAGGTTTGAAGTAGTGGGCTATGGCTGCATGACCTGTATAGGGAACAGTGGGCCCCTCCCTGACCCTGTGGTGGAGGCCATTACTCAGGTATTCAGGTATTTCTTACTGCATTGCTATCTTGCCGTGATTAGCACGGCAGCCATGACACCTTGCTCTTCCTCAGGGGGACCTGGTGGTAGCCGGAATCCTGTCTGGCAACAGGAACTTCGAAGGCCGAGTGCACCCCAACACCCGCGCCAACTACCTAGCCTCGCCGCCACTGGTTATTGCATACGCCATTGCGGGGACCATCCGCATCGATTTGGAAAAGGAGCCGCTGGGTAAGATCTTGCATGTGAGGTGCGACTGGGAGGGGTGTAATTATGCTGCCAAGGGTGGGGTGCAGGCAAGGGGGTTATAATCACACAGGGTGCGTCTTACTGCTGCAACAGCCAACTCTAGGAGCTTGTCAGACACTTGAAAGTTGCTGTTACCATTACTTTATATTCCTACACATTTGTCACCAACAAAACTTTATACTACATGGAAGAAATGATGAAGATTCAAACCCATAGTGGGTGATTTACCATATACTGGTTTCACACCAGGGGATAACTGTATTACTGTGGATGGCTGTAAGGCAGTGTGTTttgctgggagggagaaaaaatgtgCAGTGGCTCGCAGGTCGCCGAGAGCgagtaaaaacatggactatcttGGGGTCTCTGAGAAGCGGGTTGGGTAGCAATGCCTTAAGGTAACTATTGAGTTTGAGCAGCCTTTGACTAGCAGCACAGAATAGTCTTGTTCACTAGGTTTCAAGGCCTGCTTCCTCTCATCGGTGTGGCTGGCACTTCTAGTGGCTTCTACATGTGGATGGCCACAGTTCTTGTCCTATCAGGGATCTTACTGTAGTGTTCTAGTGATggtcaaatgaagcttcatgtttctgtattttctgaccccaccaGATGGTGCTCTGGGTTTATTTTGGGGAATGCTTTGAGCacttttttgaacagagagcaccatctagtggtgcaaaaaaatatagcaaatggttcatgaagcttcatttggccatcactactgGATTCCTTTAGACAACAGTTGGCAGCATGAGAAAAAGACAAGACCACCCTGAGACGCACGGCCTAAGGCAATGCCAGAGGTCACGCAAAGGAGTGTTAGGTGATGTCTCTGTCTTGTGTGTCAGCGGTGACGCCTGAGGGAAAGGAGGTCTTCCTCAAAGACATTTGGCCCACGCGGGAAGAGATCCAGGAGGTCAAGCACCAGTTTGTTATTCCTGCCATGTTCAAGGAGGTCTACACTAAGGTGGAGGTACATTAGCCCGCCGTGCCGGCTGAGATTTGTAGACCTGCTCTGTTTGGGTAGCCGGTATGCTTAGAAAAGTATCTGTTGTAAACGTACTTAATTTTTAGGTACATATCTTGAATTGGGTAATActtattttgtaaatagtcGTTAGTCATTGTTGCGGGACCTGACTGAAGGGTGTATGTCTGCTCTGTCTGCAGAATGTGAATGAGCGGTGGAATTCCCTCAAAGCCTCCTCTGACAAGCTCTACACATGGGACCCCAACTCCACCTACATCAAGTCCCCTCCATTTTTCGACGGGCTGGTAATTCAAACAGAGGTCGCCGCAATATCCTCAATTTCCCCTCTTCCAGTGAGCTTGTAAGAAAATGATGGGAGTTTCTGTTCCCCAGGCGAGGGAGCCACAGCTACCCAAGTCCATAAACGACGCGTATGTACTGCTGTACCTTGGGGACTCTGTGACCACAGACCACATATCGCCTGCCGGGAACATAGCCCGGAACAGCCCTGCAGCGCGGTACTTGACCAGCAAGGGGTGAGTGACCAATCCTGCCTCTGAATTAGCCAATCAGGTTCGGATGtttgttatatatttatttaaattgaCTTTATGCCCAGGGATTTGGTAAAATCTGATGGCCAGatgccagtttttttttccagtgtcaGCATAGAACTGGTATACACTGGTCCAAAAATCCATTTGTAAACCTGGAGAGTCCAAATGAGGAAAATCTAAAATGCGAAAGCGTTTGGCTCTCCCTGCAGCGTTTTGTGAGGGTGTTACCCAGCCAGCTGAAACGTGGGCCTTTCTCCACATTGTGCTTACACATCACCTCTCTCCCCTGCAGCCTCTCTCCGCGGGACTTCAACTCGTACGGGTCACGGCGTGGCAACGATGCAGTCATGGCCCGGGGCACTTTTGCCAACATCCGTCTCTTCAACAAGCTGCTGGGCAAACAAGGGCCACAGACGGTGTACCTGCCCTCCGGTGAAACGGTAACGCTTCCTCATGGCTGTGCGCAGCCTGTGGCGGCAGATTAGTCTCCAGCAGCTTTCCCACTGCGGCGCTGCGACTCCTGCCAGGTTGATGCTTGCAGAAAGGGAGAAATCCTCCAGTAGAGGGCAGACTCCCTCGAGACCCAGCATGAGATTTATTGATGGAGTGCTGGTTGTTTCTGGTATCGTTTAAAGCATGAATCAAGTTTAACAATTTGTTTACATTACTTCTGTATTTTTGATATTTATGCTTAAAGATCTGACAGGAGATCACATGGACAGCCCTTCTCATGTTTAGTGTTCAGATGTCTCCTCCCTCTCCCCTagttttgtcctgctgtgtCTTGGGTTACAGGCTGCTCATTTTTAGTGCTCCCCCTTGTGgtggccctgtgccctgttggCTGTGGTGGGCGGGTAACCAGCCACTCTCCCTGTTCCAGATGGATGTGTTCGATGCTGCTGACGAGTACAAAAAGGCCGGCTTGCCTCTCCTGGTCCTGGCCGGGAAGGAGTATGGATCGGGCAGCTCCAGAGACTGGGCTGCCAAAGGGCCATTCTTGTTGGTACGTCCAAGAATCCCATGGCTTAGCTTGTGGCCATACGTGGGTCGCCAACTAACGGTCCTCCTGTTTAGTCGGGGAGGGCCTCCGAACGCAGCCTGGTTGTTCATCTGTTCGTGACAAAATGTACAATTATAGGTCTTACGAAAGAATCTTGCTGTTAATGCCCACACCCTCTTTCCTCTGCCCTCAGGGCATCAAGGCGGTGTTGGCCGAGAGCTACGAGCGCATCCATCGCAGCAATCTGGTGGGGATGGGCGTCATCCCGCTGGAGTACCTGCCAGGCGACACGGCCGAGTCATTGGGCCTGACGGGCCGCGAGTGCTACACCATTGTCATCCCAGAGACACTGACGCCCAAGATGAACGTGGACATACAGGTACGTCCTGTCGTTGATGCTGCTACACTCCAGAGCACACCTCTGCTAGCTGTCAGAGACACGGGTGGTGCAGCGCTAAGCCCTCAGACACGGCTGATGCTAATTCTGTGAATAATAAGACCGACAGTTTTAGTGGCACTAGTTTCTGCAGAATGTGATGGATTAATTACTGTCTATCTCACCAGCTGGACACTGGGAAGACCTTCCAGGCTTGCATGAGGTTCGACACTGATGTGGAGCTCACGTA
The sequence above is a segment of the Brienomyrus brachyistius isolate T26 chromosome 12, BBRACH_0.4, whole genome shotgun sequence genome. Coding sequences within it:
- the aco1 gene encoding cytoplasmic aconitate hydratase, translating into MSVAMESPYAHIREALDPQKPDHKFYNLSKLEDPRYTRLPFSIRVLLEAAVRTCDEFLVKQADVENILNWGQTQWESVEVPFRPARVILQDFTGVPAVVDFAAMRDAVKTLGGDPEKINPVCPADLVIDHSIQVDFNRKSDSLQKNQDLEFERNRERFAFLKWGSKAFRNMRIIPPGSGIVHQVNLEYLAHVVFDHDGFYYPDSLVGTDSHTTMIDGLGVLGWGVGGIEAEAVMLGQPISMVLPQVIGYKLMGVPDKLITSTDIVLTITKHLRQVGVVGKFVEFFGPGVSQLSIADRATISNMCPEYGATAAFFPVDHISIKYLEQTGRSAEKLNYVTQYLKAVGMFRDYSNADQDPEFTQVVEMDLGTVVPCCSGPKRPQDRVAVTEMKRDFEGCLGAKQGFKGFQVPPERLNNTVSFQYNGTDFSLSHGSVVIAAITSCTNTSNPSVMLGAGLLAKKAVEAGLSVRPYIKTSLSPGSGVVTSYLKESGVMSYLSKLGFEVVGYGCMTCIGNSGPLPDPVVEAITQGDLVVAGILSGNRNFEGRVHPNTRANYLASPPLVIAYAIAGTIRIDLEKEPLAVTPEGKEVFLKDIWPTREEIQEVKHQFVIPAMFKEVYTKVENVNERWNSLKASSDKLYTWDPNSTYIKSPPFFDGLAREPQLPKSINDAYVLLYLGDSVTTDHISPAGNIARNSPAARYLTSKGLSPRDFNSYGSRRGNDAVMARGTFANIRLFNKLLGKQGPQTVYLPSGETMDVFDAADEYKKAGLPLLVLAGKEYGSGSSRDWAAKGPFLLGIKAVLAESYERIHRSNLVGMGVIPLEYLPGDTAESLGLTGRECYTIVIPETLTPKMNVDIQLDTGKTFQACMRFDTDVELTYFQHGGILNYMVRKMSEK